The Neofelis nebulosa isolate mNeoNeb1 chromosome 16, mNeoNeb1.pri, whole genome shotgun sequence genome includes a window with the following:
- the ALDH3A2 gene encoding aldehyde dehydrogenase family 3 member A2 isoform X3, whose product MDSKIQRVRDAFASGRSRPLRFRLQQLEALRRMVQEREKDILEAIAADLCKSELNAYSQEVITVLGELDLVLENLPEWVAAKPAKKNLFTMLDEAYIHSEPLGVVLIIGAWNYPFVLTIQPLIGAIAAGNAVIIKPSELCEKTATVLAQLLPQYLDQDLYVVINGGVEETTELLKQRFDHILYTGSTAVGKIVMEAAAKHLTPVTLELGGKSPCYVDRDCDLDVACRRIAWGKYMNCGQTCIAPDYVLCEPSLQNQIVQKIKETVKEFYGENIKESPDYERIINLRHFKRIQSLLEGQKIAFGGETDEATRYIAPTILTDVDPETKVMQEEIFGPILPIVPVRNADEAIKFINNREKPLAFYIFSHNEKLIRRMIDSTSSGGVTANDVIMHFTLSSLPFGGVGGILLKKDPVQPPSCLY is encoded by the exons ATGGACAGCAAGATCCAGCGGGTTCGCGACGCGTTCGCGTCCGGCCGGTCGCGCCCCCTGAGGTTCCGGCTGCAGCAGCTCGAGGCCCTGCGCAGGATGGTGCAGGAGCGCGAGAAGGACATCCTGGAGGCCATCGCCGCCGACCTGTGCAAG AGTGAACTCAATGCATACAGTCAGGAGGTCATTACCGTTCTTGGAGAACTTGATCTCGTGCTGGAGAATCTTCCTGAATGGGTCGCTGCTAAGCCAGCTAAGAAGAATCTGTTCACCATGCTGGATGAGGCCTACATTCACTCCGAGCCCCTGGGAGTCGTACTGATTATCGGAGCCTGGAACTACCCTTTCGTTCTCACCATTCAGCCTCTGATAGGAGCCATTGCGGCAG GAAATGCTGTCATTATCAAGCCTTCTGAACTATGTGAAAAAACAGCCACGGTCTTGGCCCAACTCCTGCCACAGTATTTAGACCAG GACCTGTATGTCGTTATCAATGGTGGCGTGGAGGAAACCACAGAGCTGCTGAAGCAGCGATTTGACCACATTCTCTATACGGGAAGCACGGCGGTGGGAAAAATCGTCATGGAGGCCGCCGCCAAGCATCTGACCCCTGTGACTCTTGAACTAGGAGGGAAGAGTCCGTGTTACGTGGACAGAGACTGTGACCTGGACGTCGCCTGCAG GCGCATAGCGTGGGGGAAGTACATGAACTGTGGTCAGACCTGCATTGCTCCTGACTACGTTCTCTGCGAACCATCCCTCCAGAATCAAATTGTGCAGAAGATTAAGGAAACCGTGAAG GaattttatggagaaaatataaaagaatccCCTGATTACGAAAGGATCATCAATCTTCGCCATTTTAAGAGGATACAGAGTTTGCTTGAAGGACAAAAGATAGCCTTTGGTGGCGAGACCGACGAGGCCACACGCTATATAG cacCAACGATCCTTACCGACGTCGATCCCGAAACCAAGGTGATGCAGGAAGAAATTTTCGGACCAATTCTTCCAATAGTGCCTGTGCGGAATGCCGATGAAGCCATAAAGTTCATAAACAACCGTGAAAAGCCTCTGGCCTTCTACATCTTTTCTCACAACGAGAAG CTCATCAGACGGATGATTGACAGCACGTCCAGCGGTGGCGTCACGGCCAACGACGTCATCATGCACTTCACGCTCAGTTCTTTACCCTTTGGAGGAGTGG gCGGGATACTACTGAAGAAAGATCCTGTTCAACCTCCTAGTTGCCTGTACTGA
- the ALDH3A2 gene encoding aldehyde dehydrogenase family 3 member A2 isoform X2, whose translation MDSKIQRVRDAFASGRSRPLRFRLQQLEALRRMVQEREKDILEAIAADLCKSELNAYSQEVITVLGELDLVLENLPEWVAAKPAKKNLFTMLDEAYIHSEPLGVVLIIGAWNYPFVLTIQPLIGAIAAGNAVIIKPSELCEKTATVLAQLLPQYLDQDLYVVINGGVEETTELLKQRFDHILYTGSTAVGKIVMEAAAKHLTPVTLELGGKSPCYVDRDCDLDVACRRIAWGKYMNCGQTCIAPDYVLCEPSLQNQIVQKIKETVKEFYGENIKESPDYERIINLRHFKRIQSLLEGQKIAFGGETDEATRYIAPTILTDVDPETKVMQEEIFGPILPIVPVRNADEAIKFINNREKPLAFYIFSHNEKLIRRMIDSTSSGGVTANDVIMHFTLSSLPFGGVGSSGMGAYHGKHSFDTFSHQRPCLLKTLKREGANKLRYPPNSQSKVDWAKFFLLKRFNKGKLGLLLLAFLGIVAAVLVKAGYY comes from the exons ATGGACAGCAAGATCCAGCGGGTTCGCGACGCGTTCGCGTCCGGCCGGTCGCGCCCCCTGAGGTTCCGGCTGCAGCAGCTCGAGGCCCTGCGCAGGATGGTGCAGGAGCGCGAGAAGGACATCCTGGAGGCCATCGCCGCCGACCTGTGCAAG AGTGAACTCAATGCATACAGTCAGGAGGTCATTACCGTTCTTGGAGAACTTGATCTCGTGCTGGAGAATCTTCCTGAATGGGTCGCTGCTAAGCCAGCTAAGAAGAATCTGTTCACCATGCTGGATGAGGCCTACATTCACTCCGAGCCCCTGGGAGTCGTACTGATTATCGGAGCCTGGAACTACCCTTTCGTTCTCACCATTCAGCCTCTGATAGGAGCCATTGCGGCAG GAAATGCTGTCATTATCAAGCCTTCTGAACTATGTGAAAAAACAGCCACGGTCTTGGCCCAACTCCTGCCACAGTATTTAGACCAG GACCTGTATGTCGTTATCAATGGTGGCGTGGAGGAAACCACAGAGCTGCTGAAGCAGCGATTTGACCACATTCTCTATACGGGAAGCACGGCGGTGGGAAAAATCGTCATGGAGGCCGCCGCCAAGCATCTGACCCCTGTGACTCTTGAACTAGGAGGGAAGAGTCCGTGTTACGTGGACAGAGACTGTGACCTGGACGTCGCCTGCAG GCGCATAGCGTGGGGGAAGTACATGAACTGTGGTCAGACCTGCATTGCTCCTGACTACGTTCTCTGCGAACCATCCCTCCAGAATCAAATTGTGCAGAAGATTAAGGAAACCGTGAAG GaattttatggagaaaatataaaagaatccCCTGATTACGAAAGGATCATCAATCTTCGCCATTTTAAGAGGATACAGAGTTTGCTTGAAGGACAAAAGATAGCCTTTGGTGGCGAGACCGACGAGGCCACACGCTATATAG cacCAACGATCCTTACCGACGTCGATCCCGAAACCAAGGTGATGCAGGAAGAAATTTTCGGACCAATTCTTCCAATAGTGCCTGTGCGGAATGCCGATGAAGCCATAAAGTTCATAAACAACCGTGAAAAGCCTCTGGCCTTCTACATCTTTTCTCACAACGAGAAG CTCATCAGACGGATGATTGACAGCACGTCCAGCGGTGGCGTCACGGCCAACGACGTCATCATGCACTTCACGCTCAGTTCTTTACCCTTTGGAGGAGTGG GTTCCAGTGGGATGGGCGCTTACCACGGCAAACATAGTTTTGATACTTTCTCGCATCAACGTCCCTGCTTACTGAAAACTTTAAAGAGGGAAGGTGCTAACAAGCTCAGGTACCCTCCCAACAGCCAGTCAAAGGTGGATTGGGCCAAATTTTTCCTCCTGAAACGCTTCAACAAAGGAAAGCTCGGTCTCCTGTTACTTGCTTTCCTGGGCATCGTGGCGGCTGTGCTTGTCAAG gCGGGATACTACTGA
- the ALDH3A2 gene encoding aldehyde dehydrogenase family 3 member A2 isoform X1 — translation MDSKIQRVRDAFASGRSRPLRFRLQQLEALRRMVQEREKDILEAIAADLCKSELNAYSQEVITVLGELDLVLENLPEWVAAKPAKKNLFTMLDEAYIHSEPLGVVLIIGAWNYPFVLTIQPLIGAIAAGNAVIIKPSELCEKTATVLAQLLPQYLDQDLYVVINGGVEETTELLKQRFDHILYTGSTAVGKIVMEAAAKHLTPVTLELGGKSPCYVDRDCDLDVACRRIAWGKYMNCGQTCIAPDYVLCEPSLQNQIVQKIKETVKEFYGENIKESPDYERIINLRHFKRIQSLLEGQKIAFGGETDEATRYIAPTILTDVDPETKVMQEEIFGPILPIVPVRNADEAIKFINNREKPLAFYIFSHNEKLIRRMIDSTSSGGVTANDVIMHFTLSSLPFGGVGSSGMGAYHGKHSFDTFSHQRPCLLKTLKREGANKLRYPPNSQSKVDWAKFFLLKRFNKGKLGLLLLAFLGIVAAVLVKKYQAVLRRKALLIFLAVQTLSSSKQ, via the exons ATGGACAGCAAGATCCAGCGGGTTCGCGACGCGTTCGCGTCCGGCCGGTCGCGCCCCCTGAGGTTCCGGCTGCAGCAGCTCGAGGCCCTGCGCAGGATGGTGCAGGAGCGCGAGAAGGACATCCTGGAGGCCATCGCCGCCGACCTGTGCAAG AGTGAACTCAATGCATACAGTCAGGAGGTCATTACCGTTCTTGGAGAACTTGATCTCGTGCTGGAGAATCTTCCTGAATGGGTCGCTGCTAAGCCAGCTAAGAAGAATCTGTTCACCATGCTGGATGAGGCCTACATTCACTCCGAGCCCCTGGGAGTCGTACTGATTATCGGAGCCTGGAACTACCCTTTCGTTCTCACCATTCAGCCTCTGATAGGAGCCATTGCGGCAG GAAATGCTGTCATTATCAAGCCTTCTGAACTATGTGAAAAAACAGCCACGGTCTTGGCCCAACTCCTGCCACAGTATTTAGACCAG GACCTGTATGTCGTTATCAATGGTGGCGTGGAGGAAACCACAGAGCTGCTGAAGCAGCGATTTGACCACATTCTCTATACGGGAAGCACGGCGGTGGGAAAAATCGTCATGGAGGCCGCCGCCAAGCATCTGACCCCTGTGACTCTTGAACTAGGAGGGAAGAGTCCGTGTTACGTGGACAGAGACTGTGACCTGGACGTCGCCTGCAG GCGCATAGCGTGGGGGAAGTACATGAACTGTGGTCAGACCTGCATTGCTCCTGACTACGTTCTCTGCGAACCATCCCTCCAGAATCAAATTGTGCAGAAGATTAAGGAAACCGTGAAG GaattttatggagaaaatataaaagaatccCCTGATTACGAAAGGATCATCAATCTTCGCCATTTTAAGAGGATACAGAGTTTGCTTGAAGGACAAAAGATAGCCTTTGGTGGCGAGACCGACGAGGCCACACGCTATATAG cacCAACGATCCTTACCGACGTCGATCCCGAAACCAAGGTGATGCAGGAAGAAATTTTCGGACCAATTCTTCCAATAGTGCCTGTGCGGAATGCCGATGAAGCCATAAAGTTCATAAACAACCGTGAAAAGCCTCTGGCCTTCTACATCTTTTCTCACAACGAGAAG CTCATCAGACGGATGATTGACAGCACGTCCAGCGGTGGCGTCACGGCCAACGACGTCATCATGCACTTCACGCTCAGTTCTTTACCCTTTGGAGGAGTGG GTTCCAGTGGGATGGGCGCTTACCACGGCAAACATAGTTTTGATACTTTCTCGCATCAACGTCCCTGCTTACTGAAAACTTTAAAGAGGGAAGGTGCTAACAAGCTCAGGTACCCTCCCAACAGCCAGTCAAAGGTGGATTGGGCCAAATTTTTCCTCCTGAAACGCTTCAACAAAGGAAAGCTCGGTCTCCTGTTACTTGCTTTCCTGGGCATCGTGGCGGCTGTGCTTGTCAAG AAATACCAAGCTGTGCTGAGGAGAAAGGCCCTGTTGATTTTTCTGGCAGTTCAGACTCTGTCGTCCAGTAAGCAGTGA
- the ALDH3A2 gene encoding aldehyde dehydrogenase family 3 member A2 isoform X4: protein MEAAAKHLTPVTLELGGKSPCYVDRDCDLDVACRRIAWGKYMNCGQTCIAPDYVLCEPSLQNQIVQKIKETVKEFYGENIKESPDYERIINLRHFKRIQSLLEGQKIAFGGETDEATRYIAPTILTDVDPETKVMQEEIFGPILPIVPVRNADEAIKFINNREKPLAFYIFSHNEKLIRRMIDSTSSGGVTANDVIMHFTLSSLPFGGVGSSGMGAYHGKHSFDTFSHQRPCLLKTLKREGANKLRYPPNSQSKVDWAKFFLLKRFNKGKLGLLLLAFLGIVAAVLVKKYQAVLRRKALLIFLAVQTLSSSKQ, encoded by the exons ATGGAGGCCGCCGCCAAGCATCTGACCCCTGTGACTCTTGAACTAGGAGGGAAGAGTCCGTGTTACGTGGACAGAGACTGTGACCTGGACGTCGCCTGCAG GCGCATAGCGTGGGGGAAGTACATGAACTGTGGTCAGACCTGCATTGCTCCTGACTACGTTCTCTGCGAACCATCCCTCCAGAATCAAATTGTGCAGAAGATTAAGGAAACCGTGAAG GaattttatggagaaaatataaaagaatccCCTGATTACGAAAGGATCATCAATCTTCGCCATTTTAAGAGGATACAGAGTTTGCTTGAAGGACAAAAGATAGCCTTTGGTGGCGAGACCGACGAGGCCACACGCTATATAG cacCAACGATCCTTACCGACGTCGATCCCGAAACCAAGGTGATGCAGGAAGAAATTTTCGGACCAATTCTTCCAATAGTGCCTGTGCGGAATGCCGATGAAGCCATAAAGTTCATAAACAACCGTGAAAAGCCTCTGGCCTTCTACATCTTTTCTCACAACGAGAAG CTCATCAGACGGATGATTGACAGCACGTCCAGCGGTGGCGTCACGGCCAACGACGTCATCATGCACTTCACGCTCAGTTCTTTACCCTTTGGAGGAGTGG GTTCCAGTGGGATGGGCGCTTACCACGGCAAACATAGTTTTGATACTTTCTCGCATCAACGTCCCTGCTTACTGAAAACTTTAAAGAGGGAAGGTGCTAACAAGCTCAGGTACCCTCCCAACAGCCAGTCAAAGGTGGATTGGGCCAAATTTTTCCTCCTGAAACGCTTCAACAAAGGAAAGCTCGGTCTCCTGTTACTTGCTTTCCTGGGCATCGTGGCGGCTGTGCTTGTCAAG AAATACCAAGCTGTGCTGAGGAGAAAGGCCCTGTTGATTTTTCTGGCAGTTCAGACTCTGTCGTCCAGTAAGCAGTGA